The Calothrix sp. PCC 7507 DNA segment AGCCATTGGTGTCACCGTTAATACCCTGGGTAAAACTTCCCGATAAATTGGATTAGCAATAGTTAATCCGCCTTGGGGATGCATTTTACATAAACCCAAATCAATCACAAATTGAATATCATCATTCGGTATATCCCCCAATTCTAAACCGGCTAACATCGGCTCAATAATTGCTTTTATTCTTGGTTCCCGTAAGCGTTCGGCTAAAGAATCGAGATGAGTATCTTGACGGGCAATTAATATTTCCTTTGCCTGTAAAATATGTTCTTTTGTAATCGCAATATTTCTATCCTTAACCATTTTTTCCACAACTTCTTTAGCCAGAGCATTAACTAACCAAGGTTGTCCCTGAGTTAAATCAAAGGCTGTCGCTGCGGCTTCTTTTGTAAAAATTTGTCCCGTTTCCTGAGTATGTTGTTGGTATAGTTCTGCAACTTCTGCTGCGTTAAAATTTCTCAGGGTAATGGAACTGACTTTAATATTAAAAGGACTGGATGTGTTCAATCTGTCGCTACCACCAGATGCAACCTTGTAATCTCGCACATCCCGCAAACCAATTAATCCCACCGATGAAGGGAAATTTTCTGGACGAATCGCATAACCATCCCGCAACTGTCGCAACACAGAAATTAGAGTCTCATCTTGTAAAGAATCAATTTCATCAATAAATATTACCAAAGGTCTAGGAGAAACTTGTGCCCAAGCTTTTAAACTGGATTGAATTCTTTGTCCTGCTTCCTCATAAACCCAAGTAGGAGGTTGTAAATTTTTTGGTAAACGAACTGAAATTAAATTCCGCCAACTTCCCAGAATTGCTAATTCTGCGACACTGGGGTCATGATTAAATGCACTTCCTACTTCTGCGGATACCATGACTGCTGTATAACGTCCAGTTGCGGTAAGTTGCTGTGCTAGGGCTAACATAGCCGTGGTTTTACCCGTTTGTCGCGGTGCATGAACGACAAAATAACTACGCTGTTGGATTAGCTCCTCCAAATCTGGTAATCGTGTTGTTGGAGATAGCATGTAGTGGATATCGTCTTGACACGGACCAGCAGTGTTGAACCAGCGAGACATGGGATTTTGGCGGT contains these protein-coding regions:
- a CDS encoding ATP-binding protein, producing the protein MSRWFNTAGPCQDDIHYMLSPTTRLPDLEELIQQRSYFVVHAPRQTGKTTAMLALAQQLTATGRYTAVMVSAEVGSAFNHDPSVAELAILGSWRNLISVRLPKNLQPPTWVYEEAGQRIQSSLKAWAQVSPRPLVIFIDEIDSLQDETLISVLRQLRDGYAIRPENFPSSVGLIGLRDVRDYKVASGGSDRLNTSSPFNIKVSSITLRNFNAAEVAELYQQHTQETGQIFTKEAAATAFDLTQGQPWLVNALAKEVVEKMVKDRNIAITKEHILQAKEILIARQDTHLDSLAERLREPRIKAIIEPMLAGLELGDIPNDDIQFVIDLGLCKMHPQGGLTIANPIYREVLPRVLTVTPMASLPMIAPTWLTSSGELNIDALLAAFLKFWRQHGEPLLGSTGYHEIAPHIVLMAFLHRVSTPLNTSVVNGGGILEREYAIGSDRMDLCLQYGSVTLGIELKVWRDKKRDPQTEGIEQLESYLGRLGLDFGWLFVFDRRKNALPMEERLSTQVVATENQRAITVIRA